One region of Natronorubrum aibiense genomic DNA includes:
- a CDS encoding hydantoinase B/oxoprolinase family protein, which translates to MTTHPDKTDQTAPDDEHDDTTAADVLRERDIDPVTMQVIGGELDTIAQEMGYKLIRSSYSSIIRESEDMGAGIFTTDCRELCESDSTPMHVGSLIGYLDGMYKTFEERGVDREEIINEGDVFIHNHPHYGASHSPDIAVAVPIFYEGEHIAWAANTAHHLDIGSATPGLAIDLEDMYAEGSLFRATKVYDQGERVDGIWDFIEDNVRTPREVIGDLQAQISSCHVGEERYLDLVEKYGLEEIQQAGEALMDYAEALLRNEIRTIPDGTYYAEDYLDDDGRNRDQRLKIAAEVTVDGSDITVDMSKSADQTPTGYNIPFHGSTDVCIYFTIRSILMDTFVRDEYLPQNSGTFAPVHPKARPGCMFNPTPPTSAFARINQVDKMSDLIIEALAEAIPEKVCAGTCGQVYFVSYGGTNDDGEYWVYLEVNEGSYGGRPEADGLDAVDALVHNTKNRPVEDIELSHPMRVERYGLREDGHGAGRTRGGHGIVRESQFLTDAVMTMEGDGNTYRPHGLFGGGEGTHGDLKHIKADGEVLDLHSKESGYKFEANDRVLIKTASGGGYGDPHERPADTVYEDYLDGLVSETAAREEYGVVIEDGTLDTAATEELRNE; encoded by the coding sequence ATGACGACACATCCAGACAAAACGGACCAGACGGCACCGGACGACGAACACGACGACACGACGGCGGCGGACGTCCTCCGCGAACGGGATATCGATCCGGTGACGATGCAGGTCATCGGCGGCGAACTCGATACGATCGCCCAAGAGATGGGGTACAAACTCATTCGCTCGTCGTACTCCTCGATTATTCGCGAGAGCGAGGACATGGGGGCGGGGATCTTCACCACGGACTGTCGCGAACTGTGCGAAAGCGACTCGACGCCGATGCACGTCGGCTCGCTGATCGGCTACCTCGACGGCATGTACAAGACGTTCGAGGAGCGCGGCGTCGACCGCGAGGAGATCATCAACGAGGGCGACGTCTTCATCCACAACCACCCTCACTACGGCGCAAGCCACTCGCCTGACATCGCCGTCGCCGTGCCCATTTTCTACGAGGGCGAACACATCGCCTGGGCGGCGAACACGGCCCACCACCTCGACATCGGCTCGGCGACGCCCGGCCTCGCCATCGACCTCGAGGACATGTACGCGGAAGGGAGCCTGTTCCGAGCGACGAAAGTCTACGATCAGGGCGAGCGAGTCGACGGCATCTGGGACTTCATCGAGGACAACGTCCGGACGCCGCGGGAGGTCATCGGTGACCTGCAGGCCCAGATTTCCTCGTGTCACGTCGGCGAGGAACGGTATCTCGACCTCGTCGAAAAGTACGGACTCGAGGAGATCCAGCAGGCTGGCGAGGCGCTGATGGATTACGCCGAAGCGCTCCTGCGAAACGAGATCCGGACGATCCCCGACGGGACGTACTACGCCGAGGATTATCTCGACGACGACGGGCGCAACCGCGATCAGCGCCTGAAGATCGCCGCGGAGGTGACCGTCGACGGCAGCGACATCACCGTCGACATGAGCAAGTCGGCCGACCAGACGCCGACCGGCTACAACATTCCGTTCCACGGCTCGACCGACGTCTGTATCTACTTCACGATCCGGTCGATCCTGATGGACACCTTCGTCCGCGACGAGTATCTGCCCCAGAACTCGGGGACGTTCGCCCCCGTTCATCCGAAGGCGCGACCGGGCTGTATGTTCAACCCGACGCCGCCGACGTCGGCGTTCGCCCGTATCAATCAGGTCGACAAGATGAGCGACCTCATCATCGAGGCGCTCGCCGAAGCCATCCCCGAGAAGGTCTGTGCGGGCACCTGCGGACAGGTGTACTTCGTGAGCTACGGCGGGACGAACGACGACGGCGAGTACTGGGTCTACCTCGAGGTCAACGAGGGTTCCTACGGTGGCCGGCCCGAAGCCGACGGCCTCGACGCGGTCGACGCGCTCGTCCACAACACGAAGAATCGGCCCGTCGAGGACATCGAACTCTCCCACCCGATGCGGGTCGAACGCTACGGGCTCCGGGAGGACGGCCACGGTGCCGGCCGGACTCGAGGCGGCCACGGGATCGTCCGCGAGTCACAGTTCCTCACGGACGCCGTAATGACGATGGAAGGCGACGGGAACACGTACCGCCCGCACGGCCTCTTCGGCGGCGGCGAGGGGACTCACGGCGACCTGAAACACATTAAAGCCGACGGCGAGGTGCTGGATCTCCACTCGAAGGAGTCCGGCTACAAGTTCGAAGCCAACGACCGTGTACTCATCAAAACGGCGAGCGGCGGCGGCTACGGCGATCCACACGAGCGACCGGCCGACACCGTCTACGAGGACTACCTCGACGGGCTGGTTTCGGAGACCGCCGCCCGCGAGGAGTACGGCGTCGTCATCGAGGACGGAACGCTCGATACGGCGGCGACGGAGGAACTTCGGAACGAGTAG
- a CDS encoding amidase, whose amino-acid sequence MTDSDLAEMQTQAERLGFDLSESLLEEILETATAAETAATGTATLSEEGIGHRANDNENALLAVFDEPRVRTDSGPLAGTTLAVKDNIAVADLKMTCGSTAYSVVPSETAPSVDRLLDAGIELVGKANMEPFAMGPTGEFSDFGHVTNPLDPDIVAGGSSSGSAAAVAAGSVDVALGTDTGGSVRIPAACCGIVGVKSSHRLVPRNGFVDFAPSLDTIGPMTRDVSTAASALAAMAGPDPHDPTSADRPLEFETLEDLDDADGLTVGIPETPFERSSDEIANAVRTITDRLSTLGIETVPVELDLGDTEAAYLNIGAAEFSWLISGNGVTRGQGTGYDEELRQAFAAAREDGLGEHVARRILPPAFLDMTSGGATYAAARAEGIEFTTRLEAAFESVDALVMPTLRVRPPAVETVTTRADLIPILGNTAPFNIAGTPAVTVPVTSLDGLPVSAQAVAPQFEDGRALRVARALERVAD is encoded by the coding sequence ATGACCGACTCCGACCTCGCTGAGATGCAGACTCAGGCCGAACGCCTCGGCTTCGACCTCTCCGAGTCGCTGCTTGAGGAGATCCTCGAGACGGCGACCGCTGCCGAGACAGCTGCGACGGGGACGGCGACACTCTCAGAGGAGGGCATCGGCCACCGTGCCAACGACAACGAAAACGCCTTGCTTGCCGTCTTCGACGAGCCGCGCGTGCGCACTGATTCGGGACCGCTCGCGGGGACGACCCTCGCGGTCAAAGACAACATCGCTGTCGCCGACCTCAAGATGACCTGCGGTTCGACGGCCTACTCCGTCGTTCCCTCGGAGACTGCTCCGTCGGTCGATCGGCTCCTCGATGCGGGTATCGAACTCGTCGGCAAGGCCAACATGGAGCCGTTCGCGATGGGGCCGACCGGCGAGTTCAGCGACTTCGGCCATGTCACGAACCCGCTCGACCCCGATATCGTCGCCGGCGGCTCCTCGAGTGGCAGCGCTGCTGCCGTCGCAGCCGGTAGCGTCGACGTCGCACTCGGCACCGACACGGGCGGCAGCGTCCGCATTCCGGCGGCCTGCTGTGGTATCGTCGGTGTCAAGTCCTCACATCGACTCGTCCCACGGAACGGCTTCGTCGACTTCGCGCCCTCGCTCGATACGATTGGCCCGATGACTCGAGACGTCTCGACGGCGGCGAGCGCGCTCGCGGCCATGGCCGGTCCGGACCCCCACGATCCAACGTCGGCCGATCGGCCACTCGAGTTCGAGACGCTTGAGGACCTCGACGACGCCGACGGGTTGACCGTCGGCATCCCGGAGACGCCGTTCGAGCGGTCTTCGGACGAGATCGCCAATGCCGTTCGGACGATTACCGACCGGCTCTCGACGCTCGGCATCGAGACCGTCCCCGTCGAACTGGATCTCGGCGACACCGAAGCGGCCTACCTGAACATCGGCGCAGCGGAGTTCTCATGGCTCATCTCCGGCAACGGCGTCACCAGAGGGCAAGGAACGGGCTACGACGAAGAACTGCGGCAGGCGTTCGCGGCTGCCCGCGAAGACGGCCTCGGCGAGCACGTCGCGAGACGGATTCTGCCGCCCGCGTTCCTCGACATGACCAGCGGTGGAGCGACCTACGCCGCCGCTCGAGCCGAAGGTATCGAGTTCACCACCCGACTCGAGGCAGCGTTCGAATCCGTCGACGCGCTCGTCATGCCGACGCTTCGCGTTCGGCCACCGGCCGTCGAGACGGTCACGACGCGTGCGGATCTCATCCCGATCCTCGGCAACACGGCCCCGTTCAACATCGCCGGCACGCCGGCCGTCACCGTGCCCGTAACGTCGCTCGATGGGCTGCCGGTGAGTGCACAGGCGGTCGCCCCGCAGTTCGAGGACGGCCGGGCGCTTCGTGTGGCACGCGCACTCGAGCGCGTGGCCGACTGA
- a CDS encoding hydantoinase/oxoprolinase family protein, translating into MTRAGIDIGGTFTDLIVFDEKTGSIEITKTPSTPDNSAEGVINGLTKAETAISDLDFFSHGSTVGTNALIERDLPRTGLITTEGFRDVHEIRDATKEDVWDAYTDVADPYVKRRDRLEVTERIDYTGDVVTPLDEDDVRKVVQVFKKRGIDTIAISLINAYVNGDHERRVQEIVEDEHPDAFVCCSHEILPEMFEHERTSTTIVNAALVPVVKEYLTDLADQLESRGYENDVLAMHSGGGMMTTEAIAYYAARIANSGPTAGAIAGQYIAEQCGFDNAIGFDMGGTSVDVSLTYGGDIEMTDEWAVEYGYPIMFPSTDIKTIGAGGGSIAWIDEGGSLRVGPRSQGADPGPACYMRGGDKPTITDANVLLGWVDPDKFLGGEMDATAGPSRDVIERDVADPLDLDVTEAASAIEQIAIANMCNAVRLVSTSKGYDPRDFAIVAFGGAGPMHAAHVAREMNIPNVIVPPYPGINSALGCLLVDVEHDLSKTFVANATEEIADELEATLAEVESEILERLRAEEIEDDQIRLEHEVKMRYAGQWRSLAVPCSLPIESVDEIRERFHEEHERVYAYSDRDATVEIYGIRVTGRGLVEKPSFPEIESGSVDDAHLGTREVYFEDAGGFVETDLYQREQLGAGATFSGPAIVEQMDSTVVVPPEASVEVEQTGNLIIEI; encoded by the coding sequence ATGACTCGAGCCGGTATCGATATCGGCGGGACGTTTACGGACCTGATCGTCTTCGACGAGAAAACGGGGAGTATCGAGATCACGAAAACACCGTCCACGCCAGACAACTCCGCGGAAGGGGTGATCAACGGACTGACGAAAGCGGAGACGGCGATCAGCGATCTGGACTTCTTCTCGCACGGGTCGACGGTCGGGACCAACGCCCTGATCGAGCGCGACCTGCCGCGAACGGGTCTGATCACGACGGAGGGCTTCCGAGACGTCCACGAGATCCGTGACGCCACGAAAGAGGACGTCTGGGACGCCTACACCGACGTCGCAGACCCCTACGTGAAACGGCGGGATCGACTCGAGGTAACGGAACGAATCGATTACACCGGAGATGTCGTGACGCCGCTCGACGAAGACGACGTTCGGAAGGTCGTGCAGGTGTTCAAAAAGCGAGGCATCGACACGATCGCGATCTCGCTGATCAACGCCTACGTCAACGGCGACCACGAACGGCGGGTTCAAGAGATCGTCGAGGACGAACACCCCGACGCGTTCGTCTGTTGCTCACACGAGATCCTCCCGGAGATGTTCGAACACGAGCGGACGAGCACGACGATCGTCAACGCGGCGCTGGTGCCGGTCGTCAAGGAATATCTGACCGATCTCGCCGACCAGCTCGAGTCCCGTGGCTACGAAAACGACGTGCTCGCGATGCACTCCGGTGGCGGGATGATGACCACCGAAGCGATCGCCTACTACGCGGCCCGGATCGCCAACTCCGGCCCGACGGCGGGAGCGATCGCCGGCCAGTACATCGCCGAGCAGTGCGGGTTCGACAACGCGATCGGCTTCGACATGGGTGGCACTAGCGTCGACGTCTCGCTCACTTACGGCGGCGACATCGAGATGACCGACGAGTGGGCCGTCGAGTACGGCTACCCGATCATGTTTCCCTCGACGGACATCAAGACGATCGGCGCAGGCGGCGGCTCGATCGCCTGGATCGACGAGGGTGGCTCGCTCCGTGTCGGGCCACGCAGCCAAGGGGCAGACCCCGGCCCCGCTTGCTACATGCGCGGCGGGGACAAGCCGACGATCACCGACGCGAACGTATTGCTCGGCTGGGTCGACCCCGACAAGTTCCTCGGGGGCGAGATGGACGCGACAGCTGGTCCGTCTCGAGACGTAATCGAACGCGACGTCGCCGACCCGCTCGATCTCGACGTCACCGAGGCGGCCTCCGCGATCGAGCAGATCGCCATCGCGAACATGTGCAACGCCGTCAGACTCGTCTCGACGAGCAAAGGGTACGATCCCCGTGACTTCGCCATCGTCGCCTTCGGCGGCGCCGGCCCGATGCACGCGGCTCACGTCGCCCGTGAGATGAACATTCCGAACGTTATCGTCCCACCGTACCCCGGCATTAACTCCGCGCTGGGCTGTCTGCTCGTCGACGTCGAACACGACCTCTCGAAGACGTTCGTCGCCAACGCGACCGAAGAGATCGCCGACGAGCTGGAAGCGACCCTCGCCGAGGTCGAATCGGAGATCCTCGAGCGACTGCGCGCCGAAGAGATCGAAGACGACCAGATCCGCCTCGAACACGAAGTGAAGATGCGCTATGCAGGCCAGTGGCGGTCGCTCGCCGTGCCGTGTTCGCTGCCGATCGAGAGCGTTGATGAGATCCGCGAGCGCTTCCACGAGGAACACGAGCGCGTCTACGCCTACTCGGACCGCGACGCGACCGTCGAAATCTACGGGATTCGCGTCACGGGACGCGGCCTCGTCGAGAAACCCTCGTTCCCCGAAATCGAGTCGGGCAGCGTCGACGACGCCCACCTCGGCACTCGAGAGGTGTACTTCGAGGATGCAGGCGGATTCGTCGAGACGGATCTCTACCAGCGCGAGCAACTGGGTGCCGGGGCAACGTTCAGCGGCCCCGCGATTGTCGAACAGATGGACTCCACCGTGGTCGTTCCCCCCGAGGCCAGCGTGGAAGTCGAGCAGACGGGGAACCTGATCATCGAAATCTAA